Genomic DNA from Planktomarina temperata RCA23:
CCGCTTGTGCCCAAGCGCGTATTTGTGCCGCTGGAGCCGGGTCATAAACTGTAATGTCAGCTTCGGTTTTGAGCAAAAGTCGCAATTTGGCAACCGCCGCAGCGCCGCCCCCCACCAAGGCGACCGGCCTTTGTGCCACATCCAGAAAAACGGGAAAATATTTCATAACTCTGCCTCCAGTGCGGCAATATTAGAAAATTGTTCTGGTATTTGACCAGATACCTGCGGTAATAAGGATGAAATCTTCGCAGCGGCGCGGGATGCGCGCGCTTGTTCTCATTGGAAGGAGGAAATCGGATGACTGTTCGTCTGGATACGGTGGATCGTAAAATTTTATCTGAGCTGCAAAAGGATGCCAGCCGGTCCTTGGATGACATTGCCAAGACAATTGGAGCATCCAAAACGCCGGTTTGGAACAGAATCAAAAAACTGCGCGAAGCGGGGGTGATCAAACGCACCACGGTTGAGCTGGATGCCGAGGCGCTTGGCTTTGAAGCCTGCTTTTTTGTGTTGATCCGCACCTCCGAACATGAGGCCGATTGGCAAGATCGTTTTCTGACCGCGTTGCAAAACCGGCCAGAAGTGCTCGAAGCGCATCGATTGGCAGGCGAGATTGACTATATTTTGAAAGTGATTGTGCCAAATGCGCGGGCATATGACAAATTTTACCAAGCACTTATCTCAGAGGTGCGGGTGTTCAACGTGACAGCGCTTTTGAGCATGGAGGAGTTGAAATCTGGCGGCGGATTGAGCCTTGATCCGTAGGGATCGCGGCATTGAGGTGAGCGCGCGTATTTCGCCAAATACGGCGGCGGGGGAAAGAAATGCAAAATAATGGCCAAAAGCTCTTCGTGCCGCTTGACGCTGCCGGGCGGCTTGCTTAGAGAACCCTCAGTCCTTCAAGACACACAGTTGGCGGTTGTAGCTCAGTTGGTTAGAGTACCGGCCTGTCACGCCGGGGGTCGCGGGTTCGAGCCCCGTCAACCGCGCCACTGTGAGATTGTAAAGACGGATGCGCGGTTGTAGCTCAGCTGGTTAGAGTACCGGCCTGTCACGCCGGGGGTCGCGGGTTCGAGCCCCGTCAACCGCGCCATTTTCGTCCAATATTTCAAGATCATGAAACTAGATCATATCGCTGGCCAAAGGCGTGGTGGTGGCTACCCATACAGCCTGTGCAAGATCCTTGCCCAGCTGCGAATGCCTTTATGAAAGCTCCGCAGGTCGTATTTTTCATTCGGACTGTGAATCGCGTCA
This window encodes:
- a CDS encoding Lrp/AsnC family transcriptional regulator, which translates into the protein MTVRLDTVDRKILSELQKDASRSLDDIAKTIGASKTPVWNRIKKLREAGVIKRTTVELDAEALGFEACFFVLIRTSEHEADWQDRFLTALQNRPEVLEAHRLAGEIDYILKVIVPNARAYDKFYQALISEVRVFNVTALLSMEELKSGGGLSLDP